In a single window of the Acidobacteriota bacterium genome:
- a CDS encoding Rrf2 family transcriptional regulator produces MHLTYRTDYSIRVLLYLALHPERLVTTKEISEVYGISKNHLVRVVLHLSKCNFIENHPGRTGGVKLARPADSITIGEVVRLTEPDFHLVECFNEVDNTCPIISVCGLKGVLKKANSAFLVVLDSFTLADLVKGSPQNLKAVLQIGTLTEKRPRTSAKKRQPARSDEI; encoded by the coding sequence GTGCATTTGACCTATCGAACCGATTATTCAATTCGAGTGCTGTTGTATCTGGCGCTCCATCCAGAGCGGCTGGTCACAACCAAAGAAATCAGCGAGGTATATGGAATTTCGAAGAATCACCTCGTCCGGGTGGTTCTGCACCTGAGCAAGTGCAATTTTATCGAAAATCACCCAGGCCGGACCGGCGGGGTTAAGCTGGCTCGCCCGGCTGACTCGATTACCATTGGGGAAGTCGTTCGGCTCACGGAGCCGGATTTTCACCTGGTTGAATGCTTTAATGAAGTTGACAACACCTGCCCGATCATTTCCGTTTGCGGGCTGAAAGGCGTACTCAAAAAAGCCAATAGTGCCTTTTTGGTGGTGCTGGATAGTTTCACGCTGGCTGATCTGGTCAAAGGTTCGCCCCAAAACCTCAAGGCTGTTTTACAAATTGGCACGCTCACGGAAAAAAGACCCCGCACCTCAGCCAAAAAACGTCAACCCGCCAGGAGTGACGAAATCTGA
- a CDS encoding 2Fe-2S iron-sulfur cluster binding domain-containing protein: protein MPTISYKDHSFSLEANETVLDCLLREGQSVSYSCRTGVCQSCLMKAAQGTPSAEAQAGLRDTLKLQGYFMACKWKPADNVTVCGAEDLTFQATLVGKELLSETVLKVLLQSNSPFSYQSGQYLTLIRPDGLARSYSIASLPRESMIELHVRIIPNGQMSSWLLDEAQPGTPLTFRGPFGTCFYLPDRPEQPLLLVGTGTGLAPLYGIARDALTQNHKGPIWLFHGALTGKGLYLVNQLRELAARFPQFQYQPTLLHEDEQLEYPVLTGSLDTIVMSQFPQLKSMRAFLCGDPDIVNRLRKKFFLAGLSLRDIYADAFVPSSPT from the coding sequence ATGCCAACAATTTCATACAAAGATCATTCATTTTCACTTGAAGCAAATGAAACGGTCCTCGATTGCCTGCTTCGTGAAGGCCAGTCAGTGTCGTATTCCTGTCGGACCGGCGTGTGCCAGTCGTGCCTGATGAAAGCCGCCCAGGGCACGCCTTCCGCCGAAGCCCAGGCGGGGTTGCGCGATACGCTCAAACTTCAAGGGTATTTTATGGCCTGTAAATGGAAGCCGGCTGACAATGTGACGGTTTGCGGCGCCGAAGATCTCACGTTTCAGGCAACCCTGGTCGGAAAGGAGCTGTTGTCTGAGACGGTGCTCAAAGTGCTTCTTCAATCCAACTCACCCTTTTCGTACCAGTCCGGGCAATATCTGACACTCATTCGCCCCGATGGATTGGCCCGAAGTTACTCAATTGCCAGTTTGCCGCGGGAATCAATGATTGAACTTCACGTGCGAATCATTCCAAATGGCCAAATGAGTTCCTGGTTGCTCGACGAAGCCCAACCAGGGACGCCCCTCACCTTTCGGGGTCCGTTTGGAACCTGTTTTTATCTTCCGGACCGTCCCGAGCAACCGTTGCTCCTGGTTGGAACCGGAACCGGGCTGGCGCCATTGTATGGCATCGCCCGCGATGCACTGACCCAAAACCACAAAGGACCAATCTGGTTGTTTCACGGGGCGTTAACCGGCAAAGGATTGTATCTGGTCAATCAACTTCGCGAACTGGCGGCACGATTCCCACAGTTTCAATACCAACCGACCCTTTTACACGAAGATGAACAGCTTGAGTATCCGGTTTTGACTGGTTCGCTCGACACCATCGTGATGTCACAATTCCCACAATTGAAGTCAATGCGGGCGTTTTTGTGCGGGGATCCGGATATTGTCAACCGATTACGGAAAAAGTTCTTTCTCGCGGGCCTCTCGTTGCGCGATATTTACGCTGATGCCTTTGTTCCAAGTAGCCCCACCTGA